The Streptomyces tendae genome has a window encoding:
- a CDS encoding glycosyltransferase, translating to MRTAGRSAPPHRPPTGPSAARPAPPCPAALPADHSEPVLEVVVPVHNEERDLEPCVRRLHAHLAETFPYPFRITVADNASTDRTPGIAARLAAEFPGIRWVRLEEKGRGRALHTAWSRSPAPVLAYLDVDLSTDLAALLPLVAPLISGHSDLAIGTRLARGSRVVRGPKREIISRCYNGLLRGTLSVGFSDAQCGFKAVRRDVAERLLPLVEDREWFFDTELLVIAERAGLRIHEVPVDWVDDPDSRVDLLPTALADLRGMARLGRALARGRLPLAALGRAGTSGGAAGPPPGRVTQIVRFAAVGAVTTLLHLLLYVLLRPAAGAQAGNALALLLCAVVNTAANRRFTFGVRGREGLPAHHLGGLVAFLAGLALTGGALAVLHLTVPGAGPRTEVPVLVTANLAAALLRFHVLRAWVFPGRRSRRTTGTSAS from the coding sequence ATGAGAACCGCCGGGCGGTCCGCACCGCCCCACCGACCCCCGACCGGCCCCTCCGCCGCCCGGCCGGCGCCGCCCTGCCCGGCGGCGCTCCCCGCGGACCACTCCGAGCCCGTCCTGGAGGTGGTCGTGCCCGTGCACAACGAGGAACGGGACCTGGAGCCCTGCGTCCGGCGGCTGCACGCCCACCTTGCCGAGACCTTCCCCTATCCGTTCCGGATCACGGTCGCCGACAACGCCAGCACGGACCGGACACCCGGGATCGCCGCGCGCCTGGCCGCGGAATTCCCCGGCATCCGGTGGGTGCGGCTGGAGGAGAAGGGACGCGGACGCGCGCTGCACACCGCCTGGTCCCGCTCCCCCGCCCCCGTGCTGGCCTATCTGGACGTGGACCTGTCCACCGACCTCGCGGCCCTGCTGCCACTCGTGGCCCCGCTGATCTCCGGCCACTCCGACCTCGCCATCGGCACCCGGCTGGCCCGCGGCTCCCGGGTGGTGCGCGGACCGAAGCGGGAGATCATCTCCCGCTGCTACAACGGGCTGTTGCGCGGCACCCTCTCCGTGGGGTTCTCCGACGCGCAGTGCGGCTTTAAGGCGGTACGGCGTGACGTGGCGGAGCGGCTGCTGCCGCTGGTCGAGGACCGTGAGTGGTTCTTCGACACGGAACTGCTGGTGATCGCCGAGCGGGCGGGCCTGCGGATCCACGAGGTGCCGGTGGACTGGGTGGACGACCCGGACAGCCGGGTCGATCTGCTCCCCACGGCGCTCGCCGACCTGCGCGGCATGGCCCGGCTGGGACGGGCGCTGGCCCGTGGCCGGCTGCCGCTGGCCGCCCTGGGGCGCGCCGGGACGTCCGGCGGCGCCGCGGGCCCGCCGCCCGGCCGCGTCACCCAGATCGTGCGCTTCGCCGCCGTCGGCGCCGTCACCACCCTGCTGCACCTGCTCCTGTACGTCCTGCTGCGCCCGGCCGCGGGCGCCCAGGCGGGCAACGCACTCGCGCTGCTGCTCTGCGCCGTCGTCAACACCGCCGCGAACCGGCGGTTCACCTTCGGGGTGCGGGGCCGCGAGGGACTGCCGGCCCACCACCTCGGAGGGCTGGTGGCTTTCCTCGCCGGTCTCGCCCTCACCGGCGGCGCGCTGGCCGTCCTCCACCTCACCGTCCCCGGCGCCGGACCCCGCACCGAGGTGCCGGTGCTGGTCACCGCGAACCTCGCCGCGGCCCTGCTGCGCTTCCACGTCCTGCGGGCCTGGGTATTCCCGGGCCGCCGCTCCCGCCGTACGACAGGAACCTCCGCCTCATGA
- a CDS encoding cellulase translates to MDDFERELTRMMREGRSHIPLEPGQRTRLYDGIRARRRSRALVRAGGSALAVAGLSIGLALLPHLGSGSAPADLPLPATGSTAPGASGEPTVSPSGTGPSPSLPPTHTPESMPPGTSPPGTTGPATTEPGTAEPGTTHLGTREPPESTATGTAIPGTDSTPTSPPPTG, encoded by the coding sequence ATGGACGACTTCGAGCGCGAGCTGACGCGCATGATGCGCGAGGGCCGGTCACACATCCCCCTCGAACCGGGGCAGCGCACCCGCCTGTACGACGGCATCCGGGCCCGTCGCCGGTCCCGGGCGCTGGTGCGGGCCGGCGGTTCCGCCCTCGCGGTGGCCGGGCTGAGCATCGGCCTGGCGTTGCTGCCCCACCTCGGTTCCGGTTCCGCGCCCGCCGACCTGCCGCTGCCCGCGACCGGGTCCACGGCACCGGGGGCGTCGGGGGAGCCCACCGTGTCCCCGTCCGGCACCGGGCCGAGCCCGTCCCTGCCGCCCACCCACACCCCCGAGTCCATGCCCCCCGGCACCTCACCGCCGGGGACCACGGGGCCGGCCACGACGGAACCGGGGACGGCGGAGCCCGGCACGACCCACCTCGGCACGAGGGAACCACCCGAGTCGACGGCAACCGGGACCGCCATCCCCGGCACGGACAGCACGCCGACCTCTCCCCCGCCGACCGGATGA
- a CDS encoding glycosyltransferase family 39 protein: MTGTTPLTRPAAPADAPDGPAVPGPRERLRSLAARHGPVLATYGVLKLVGFAVFMLLLDSAGDFREKHPRFGGGAHPWDVLGSWDGWWYQQIALFGYDPVLEPVPGATGLITLEGNSAAFFPLYPALMRLVMEITGLGPYGAGMAVSVVCSFAAALGIHAVTARLGGHRAGLVAVGLWAVWPGSGTEWAVYSESLYTALAAWACWAVTTRRWALAAVLTFAAGLTRPTAVALVAALGVAGLCAVLRRAEDWRRPLAAVAIAPLGVAGYLGWVGYRMGDWGGYTKLQEGAWGHTFDYGRHSLDVLTSLPVGHFDYLFAMPMEDTIGVGVVLLVPVLTVLLVRLRPPVVLVVYTVLSYLTVMGTQQYFGNVSRYLLPLFPLFVPLALAMRRLSRSALVTVLGTAAVASGSYAGYVLFELGVP, from the coding sequence ATGACCGGCACGACGCCCCTGACCCGCCCGGCCGCCCCGGCCGACGCGCCCGACGGCCCGGCCGTACCCGGGCCGCGCGAACGGCTGCGGAGCCTCGCCGCGCGTCACGGCCCGGTGCTCGCCACGTACGGCGTGCTCAAGCTGGTCGGCTTCGCCGTGTTCATGCTGCTGCTGGACTCGGCCGGCGACTTCCGGGAGAAGCATCCGCGTTTCGGCGGCGGCGCACACCCGTGGGACGTGCTGGGCAGCTGGGACGGCTGGTGGTACCAGCAGATCGCCCTGTTCGGCTACGACCCCGTCCTGGAGCCCGTCCCCGGCGCCACCGGTCTGATCACCCTGGAGGGCAACTCGGCGGCGTTCTTCCCGCTGTACCCGGCGCTGATGCGGCTGGTCATGGAGATCACCGGGCTCGGCCCGTACGGCGCCGGGATGGCCGTCTCCGTGGTGTGCTCGTTCGCCGCCGCGCTCGGCATCCACGCCGTCACCGCGCGGCTCGGCGGCCACCGGGCCGGGCTGGTCGCGGTCGGTCTGTGGGCGGTGTGGCCGGGGTCCGGCACGGAGTGGGCGGTGTACTCCGAGTCGCTGTACACCGCGCTGGCCGCCTGGGCCTGCTGGGCCGTGACGACGCGCCGCTGGGCGCTCGCCGCGGTGCTGACCTTCGCCGCCGGACTCACCCGGCCCACCGCCGTCGCCCTGGTCGCGGCCCTCGGCGTCGCGGGGCTGTGCGCGGTGCTGCGCCGTGCGGAGGACTGGCGGCGCCCGCTGGCCGCGGTGGCGATCGCGCCGCTCGGGGTGGCCGGCTACCTGGGCTGGGTGGGGTACCGGATGGGTGACTGGGGCGGCTACACCAAGCTCCAGGAAGGCGCCTGGGGTCACACCTTCGACTACGGGCGGCACAGTCTCGACGTGCTGACCTCCCTGCCGGTCGGCCACTTCGACTACCTGTTCGCCATGCCGATGGAGGACACGATCGGCGTGGGTGTGGTGCTGCTGGTGCCCGTGCTGACCGTGCTGCTGGTGCGGCTGCGTCCGCCCGTCGTGCTGGTCGTGTACACGGTGCTGTCGTACCTGACGGTCATGGGCACCCAGCAGTACTTCGGCAACGTCTCGCGCTATCTGCTCCCGCTGTTCCCCCTGTTCGTGCCGCTCGCCCTGGCCATGCGCCGGCTGAGCCGGTCCGCGCTGGTCACGGTGCTGGGCACGGCGGCGGTGGCGTCGGGATCCTATGCGGGGTACGTCCTGTTCGAGCTGGGCGTGCCGTAG
- a CDS encoding DUF6479 family protein, which translates to MMNASWMETTDLAAGRGALGVGLVVAGIAVLALLIGMFVFGSRRVRSNDTSHPRPEEQPRMPEGGPVREVREQREPNEMPKSDERLTPHELGGHGNAGTRTGAAQERPRWEGGGSGGFGSGGPGAH; encoded by the coding sequence ATGATGAACGCCTCATGGATGGAGACGACCGACCTGGCGGCCGGCCGCGGTGCCCTCGGTGTCGGACTGGTGGTGGCGGGGATCGCGGTCCTGGCCCTGCTGATCGGCATGTTCGTCTTCGGCAGCCGCCGCGTCAGGAGCAACGACACGAGCCACCCCCGGCCCGAGGAGCAGCCCCGGATGCCCGAGGGCGGCCCGGTCCGCGAGGTGCGGGAGCAGCGGGAGCCGAACGAGATGCCCAAGAGCGACGAGCGGCTGACGCCGCACGAGCTGGGGGGCCACGGCAACGCCGGCACCCGTACCGGCGCCGCGCAGGAGCGGCCCCGTTGGGAGGGCGGCGGCAGCGGCGGCTTCGGCAGCGGAGGACCGGGCGCCCACTAG
- a CDS encoding hemolysin family protein, with product MTEVLLLLLALLLTLACAVFVAAEFSLTTVERAELERAADAGERGAAGALAAVRRLTVQLSGAQLGITVTSLVIGMLAEPSLAALLRGPLRAAGLGGAAPTVATLLGVALSTVVLMVIGELVPKNWAISRPAAVAKVVAGPQRAFTAAFGPFIRHLNGTANRFVRRFGLEPAEELASARTAEELGALARHSAAEGALEADSAELFVRTLHLSELTAENVMTPRVDVRALEVHATAADAAALSHATGLSRFPVYRDSLDEVVGTVHIRDVLALEPERRAGTPVTELTTPPLLVPDSLPADRLLERMRAHRAMAVVIDEYGGTAGVATVEDIVEEVVGEVRDEHDPVEVPELAPAPATADGRAVWEADGSLRLDRLTALGVTAPDGPYETVAGLIATRLARIPAKGDTVDVDGWRLDVLAVEHHRADRIRVTAPAPVRAEVMEEAR from the coding sequence CCTGCTGCTGACGCTGGCCTGCGCGGTGTTCGTCGCGGCCGAGTTCTCCCTCACCACCGTCGAGCGCGCCGAACTGGAGCGCGCGGCGGACGCGGGTGAGCGCGGCGCGGCCGGTGCGCTGGCCGCCGTACGCCGTCTGACAGTGCAGCTGTCCGGCGCCCAGCTCGGCATCACCGTCACCTCGCTGGTGATCGGCATGCTCGCCGAGCCGTCCCTCGCCGCGCTGCTGCGCGGCCCGCTGCGCGCCGCCGGCCTGGGCGGCGCCGCCCCGACCGTGGCGACCCTGCTCGGCGTGGCGCTGTCCACGGTGGTGCTGATGGTGATCGGTGAGCTGGTCCCGAAGAACTGGGCCATCTCACGTCCCGCGGCGGTCGCCAAGGTCGTCGCCGGCCCGCAGCGCGCCTTCACGGCCGCCTTCGGCCCGTTCATCCGCCACCTCAACGGCACCGCCAACCGCTTCGTGCGCCGCTTCGGCCTGGAACCCGCCGAGGAACTGGCCTCCGCCCGCACCGCCGAGGAGCTGGGCGCGCTGGCCCGGCACTCCGCCGCCGAGGGCGCCCTGGAGGCGGACTCCGCCGAGCTGTTCGTACGCACCCTGCACCTGAGCGAGCTGACCGCCGAGAACGTGATGACCCCGCGGGTCGACGTCCGCGCCCTGGAGGTGCACGCCACCGCCGCCGACGCCGCCGCACTCAGCCACGCCACCGGCCTGTCCCGCTTCCCGGTGTACCGCGACAGCCTCGACGAGGTCGTCGGCACCGTCCACATCCGGGACGTGCTGGCCCTCGAACCGGAACGGCGCGCCGGCACGCCCGTCACCGAGCTGACCACACCGCCGCTGCTGGTCCCCGACAGCCTCCCCGCCGACCGCCTGCTGGAGCGCATGCGCGCCCACCGCGCCATGGCCGTCGTCATCGACGAGTACGGCGGCACCGCCGGCGTCGCCACCGTGGAGGACATCGTCGAGGAGGTCGTCGGCGAGGTCCGCGACGAGCACGACCCCGTCGAGGTGCCCGAACTGGCCCCCGCCCCGGCGACGGCCGACGGCCGCGCCGTCTGGGAGGCCGACGGCAGCCTCCGGCTTGACCGGCTCACCGCCCTGGGCGTCACCGCCCCGGACGGGCCGTACGAGACGGTCGCCGGACTGATCGCCACCCGCCTGGCCCGCATCCCGGCCAAGGGCGACACCGTCGACGTCGACGGCTGGCGGCTCGACGTGCTCGCGGTCGAGCACCACCGCGCCGACCGCATACGCGTCACCGCACCGGCCCCCGTACGGGCCGAGGTCATGGAGGAAGCCCGATGA
- a CDS encoding NUDIX domain-containing protein — MRTPREAARVAVLDPEGSVFMFRYDNDEVGVHWAMPGGGTEPGESPLEAAEREVREETGWTDLRIEDTVLCLWEHDFTRAGVPVRQHEHIFLAHAPRREPAGDLTAAHTADKILTWRWWSPAELAGEHEPLWPPQLPGLLAGVLRNGAPATPVDLGFVPNGPVVRGEGI, encoded by the coding sequence ATGCGTACACCCAGAGAAGCAGCCAGGGTCGCGGTGCTGGACCCCGAGGGATCGGTCTTCATGTTCCGCTACGACAACGACGAGGTCGGCGTGCACTGGGCGATGCCCGGTGGAGGGACGGAACCGGGCGAGTCACCGCTGGAGGCCGCCGAGCGGGAGGTACGGGAGGAAACCGGATGGACCGACCTCCGGATCGAGGACACCGTGCTGTGTCTGTGGGAGCACGACTTCACGCGGGCCGGGGTGCCCGTGCGCCAGCACGAGCACATCTTCCTCGCGCATGCTCCCCGCCGGGAGCCGGCCGGGGACCTCACCGCCGCGCACACCGCGGACAAGATCCTCACGTGGCGCTGGTGGTCCCCTGCCGAACTGGCCGGGGAACACGAGCCGTTGTGGCCGCCGCAGCTCCCCGGACTGCTCGCCGGCGTGCTCAGGAACGGCGCTCCGGCCACCCCCGTCGATCTGGGCTTCGTCCCGAACGGGCCCGTCGTCCGGGGAGAAGGGATCTGA
- a CDS encoding SigE family RNA polymerase sigma factor, whose translation MQRFRADGFDEFVAARWSALLHVARLLTGGDRQRAEDLVQEALVKLWFAWPKVAEQAPEAYVRQVLVRMAARSARRRWWGERPVGELPDRPEPGDVSAAVAERSRLEAALALLPPRQRAAVVLRYYEDLPEGQVAQALGCPVGTARSHASRGVARLRQILSDSVRPVR comes from the coding sequence ATGCAGCGGTTTCGGGCCGACGGCTTCGACGAGTTCGTGGCCGCCCGCTGGTCGGCGCTGCTGCATGTCGCGCGTCTGCTCACCGGCGGCGACCGCCAGCGCGCCGAGGACCTGGTCCAGGAGGCTCTGGTGAAGCTGTGGTTCGCCTGGCCGAAGGTCGCCGAGCAGGCACCGGAGGCGTACGTGCGTCAGGTGCTGGTGCGGATGGCGGCCCGCTCGGCCCGCCGCCGCTGGTGGGGCGAGCGCCCGGTGGGCGAGCTGCCCGACCGGCCCGAGCCGGGTGACGTGTCGGCGGCCGTCGCGGAACGCTCGCGGCTGGAGGCGGCGCTGGCGCTGCTGCCGCCCCGCCAGCGGGCCGCGGTCGTGCTCCGCTACTACGAGGACCTGCCCGAGGGGCAGGTGGCGCAGGCCCTGGGCTGTCCGGTGGGCACCGCGCGCTCCCACGCGTCGCGGGGGGTCGCACGGCTGCGGCAGATTTTGTCCGATTCCGTCCGGCCCGTGAGGTGA
- a CDS encoding hemolysin family protein gives MTVLQLAIGLFTLLTNAFFVGAEFALISVRRSQVEPRALAGEKRAKMTLWALEHLSAMMATAQLGITVSSLVLGAVAEPAIAHLLEPPFEAVNVPDALVHPIAFVIALTLATYLHMLIGEMVPKNIALAAPVPSALLLGPPLVWLTRALRPFVFGINAFANVLLRLLRVDPKDEVESVFTDDQLARMVVDSSEAGLLTPADGERLRDALELGTRPVGEILVPARRMHTVDHTVTPARLERVAAEAGLSRFPVTGPGDALLGYLHIKDTLGVTERDRPFPRTTLHKVTRVRIDTPLDDTLTALRAEGSHLAAAVGENGKVIGFVTMEDVLTELVGPAAPAPA, from the coding sequence ATGACCGTCCTGCAACTCGCCATCGGCCTCTTCACCCTGCTGACCAACGCGTTCTTCGTGGGCGCCGAGTTCGCCCTGATCTCGGTACGCCGCAGCCAGGTCGAGCCGCGCGCCCTCGCGGGCGAGAAGCGCGCCAAGATGACCCTGTGGGCGCTGGAGCACCTGTCCGCGATGATGGCCACGGCCCAGCTGGGCATCACCGTCTCCTCGCTGGTGCTCGGCGCGGTCGCCGAACCGGCCATCGCGCACCTGCTGGAGCCGCCCTTCGAGGCGGTGAACGTCCCGGACGCGCTGGTGCACCCGATCGCGTTCGTCATCGCCCTGACCCTCGCCACGTATCTGCACATGCTGATCGGCGAGATGGTGCCGAAGAACATCGCGCTCGCCGCGCCGGTGCCCAGCGCGCTGCTGCTGGGTCCGCCGCTGGTGTGGCTGACCCGGGCACTGCGGCCGTTCGTGTTCGGCATCAACGCCTTCGCCAACGTCCTGCTGCGGCTGCTGCGGGTCGACCCCAAGGACGAGGTGGAGTCGGTGTTCACCGACGACCAGCTCGCCCGGATGGTCGTCGACTCCAGCGAGGCCGGACTGCTCACCCCGGCCGACGGGGAGCGGCTGCGGGACGCGCTGGAGCTGGGCACCCGCCCGGTCGGCGAGATTCTCGTCCCGGCCCGGCGGATGCACACCGTCGACCACACGGTCACGCCGGCGCGCCTGGAGCGGGTGGCCGCCGAGGCGGGCCTGTCCCGCTTCCCGGTCACCGGCCCCGGCGACGCGCTCCTGGGCTACCTGCACATCAAGGACACCCTCGGCGTCACCGAACGGGACCGGCCCTTCCCGCGCACCACGCTGCACAAGGTCACCCGGGTCCGCATCGACACCCCGCTCGACGACACCCTCACCGCGCTGCGCGCGGAGGGCAGCCACCTCGCGGCGGCGGTCGGTGAGAACGGCAAGGTCATCGGCTTCGTGACGATGGAGGACGTCCTCACGGAACTCGTGGGCCCCGCGGCCCCCGCCCCCGCCTGA